The Anaeromyxobacter sp. Fw109-5 genomic interval CCGGGGCGGTCCTCGCCGGCGTGCGCCGGAGGACCGTGGACGCGCGATGGGACCTCGCGAGCGCTGGCCTCGCGGAGCTGCGCGGCGACGACGAGGCGGCCCAGGCGGCTTACGGGCGCGCCCTCATGGTCCGCGAGGATCCCGACGTGCGCCTCCGCCGCGCGCGCGCGCTCGAGCGGCTCGGACGCGTCGCCGACGCGGCGCAGGAGCTGGAGCGGGCACGCTCCTCCCGGCCTCGCGACACGGTCGTGAGGGCACGCCTGGCGGAGCTGTACGAGGCGGCGGGTCGCCTCACCGAGGCCGAGACCGAGCTGCTCGGCGTGGCGCGCGCGGCGCCCGAGCGGTCGGCAGGGTGGACCCAGCTCGCGCGCTTCTACGAGCGCAACGGCCGGACCGCCGACGCCGAGAAGGCCGACGCGAAGGCGCGGGCGACGGGGCGGCCGGGCCGGAACCTCAGGCCGCTGCTGCCTTCCCGCCGGTGAGCCTCGCACGGCGTCGTGGCAGCCCGGCTCCCGCTCCCGATGGGGGCGGTCGCCTCAAGGCTCGTTCAGAATGCCGGGGACC includes:
- a CDS encoding lipopolysaccharide assembly protein LapB, yielding MKRLPLASSIALVALLLACASTPPLPSGPLPAAAVPAAVPLPGSDALLAEGRALREAGDVAGAVARLEEAHAAAPARDDVRIELAELLVADGKELDRAGAVLAGVRRRTVDARWDLASAGLAELRGDDEAAQAAYGRALMVREDPDVRLRRARALERLGRVADAAQELERARSSRPRDTVVRARLAELYEAAGRLTEAETELLGVARAAPERSAGWTQLARFYERNGRTADAEKADAKARATGRPGRNLRPLLPSRR